From a region of the Actinopolymorpha singaporensis genome:
- a CDS encoding response regulator transcription factor, protein MADPPVRVLVIDDERYLAEMIASALRYEGWKTMVAGTADQALTQARDFGPSAIVLDVMLPDTDGFALFAALRAKGVDAPVIFLTARDGTEDRVRGLTIGGDDYVTKPFSLEELIARLRTVMRRAAAAVPRGTGLRVADLMLDEDSREVRRGDRLVELTPTEFELLRFLMRNARTVLSKAQILDRVWNYDFGGNANVVELYISYLRRKIDVDAEPLIHTVRGVGYVLRPPLS, encoded by the coding sequence GTGGCCGACCCGCCGGTGCGGGTGCTGGTCATCGACGACGAGCGCTACCTCGCCGAGATGATCGCCTCCGCGCTGCGGTACGAGGGCTGGAAGACCATGGTCGCCGGGACCGCCGACCAGGCGCTGACCCAGGCCCGCGACTTCGGGCCGTCCGCGATCGTGCTGGACGTGATGCTGCCCGACACCGACGGGTTCGCGTTGTTCGCGGCACTTCGCGCCAAAGGGGTGGACGCGCCGGTCATCTTTCTCACCGCCCGCGACGGTACCGAGGACCGCGTACGGGGGCTCACCATCGGTGGCGACGACTACGTCACCAAGCCGTTCAGCCTGGAGGAACTGATCGCCCGGCTGCGCACGGTCATGCGCCGCGCGGCCGCCGCGGTCCCCCGCGGCACCGGGCTGCGGGTCGCCGACCTGATGCTCGACGAGGACTCTCGCGAAGTACGCCGCGGTGACCGGTTGGTCGAGCTGACCCCGACGGAGTTCGAGCTGCTGCGCTTCCTGATGCGCAACGCCCGCACGGTGTTGTCGAAGGCGCAGATCCTGGACCGGGTGTGGAACTACGACTTCGGCGGCAACGCCAACGTGGTCGAGCTCTACATCTCCTACCTCCGCCGCAAGATCGACGTCGACGCCGAGCCCCTGATCCACACGGTTCGCGGGGTCGGCTACGTCCTCCGCCCGCCGCTTTCGTGA
- a CDS encoding putative quinol monooxygenase codes for MIVVHAVLRSRPERRMETVAALIAMQHAVRTNDDGCLHYAFVADLEDDCLFTCVEEWTDLDALREHLASPHMAALDAVLADTAEGPADIRVFEAVPTEITPV; via the coding sequence ATGATCGTGGTACACGCGGTACTCCGCTCCCGACCCGAACGCCGCATGGAGACCGTGGCCGCGCTGATCGCCATGCAGCACGCGGTCCGCACCAACGACGACGGCTGCCTGCACTACGCCTTCGTCGCCGACCTCGAGGACGACTGCCTGTTCACCTGCGTGGAGGAGTGGACCGACCTGGACGCTCTGCGCGAGCACCTGGCCAGTCCGCACATGGCGGCCCTCGACGCGGTGCTCGCGGACACCGCCGAGGGGCCGGCCGACATCCGGGTGTTCGAGGCGGTGCCGACCGAGATCACCCCGGTCTGA
- a CDS encoding response regulator, translating into MTGEARGRSEPIRVLLADDQRVVREGLAMLLGLLPDVEVVGTAADGEQAVELAGQLRPDVVLMDLRMPRCDGIEATRRLRAEPGASQVIALTTYADDRSVLDALRAGARGYLTKDAGAEEIRAALVQVADGHAVIDRAVHHHLVDALGGAAEAEPAGEPGPARARPDGLTPREAEVLALMAEGLSNAEIAGRLVVGEATVKSHVNRLFAKLGVRDRAQAVAYAYRRGVVPPGTSAT; encoded by the coding sequence GTGACAGGCGAAGCGCGCGGCAGGAGCGAGCCGATCCGCGTGCTGCTCGCCGACGACCAGCGTGTCGTACGCGAGGGGCTGGCCATGCTCCTCGGCCTGCTGCCTGATGTGGAGGTGGTCGGCACCGCCGCGGACGGCGAGCAGGCGGTCGAACTGGCCGGGCAGTTGCGCCCCGACGTGGTCCTGATGGACCTGCGGATGCCCCGCTGCGACGGCATCGAGGCCACCCGGCGGCTGCGTGCGGAACCCGGGGCGAGCCAGGTGATCGCACTCACGACGTACGCCGACGACCGGTCCGTCCTCGACGCCCTCCGCGCCGGGGCACGCGGCTACCTCACCAAGGACGCCGGTGCGGAGGAGATCCGGGCCGCGCTGGTTCAGGTCGCCGACGGCCACGCGGTGATCGACCGGGCCGTCCACCACCATCTCGTGGACGCGCTCGGCGGAGCGGCGGAAGCTGAACCCGCCGGCGAGCCCGGCCCGGCTCGTGCCCGCCCGGACGGGTTGACACCGCGCGAGGCCGAGGTCCTGGCCCTGATGGCCGAGGGGCTGTCGAACGCCGAGATCGCCGGTCGGCTGGTGGTGGGCGAGGCAACCGTGAAGAGCCACGTCAACCGTCTGTTCGCCAAGCTCGGGGTACGCGATCGGGCCCAGGCCGTGGCATATGCCTATCGGCGCGGTGTCGTACCGCCCGGAACGTCAGCGACCTGA
- a CDS encoding FMN-binding protein, whose protein sequence is MKRIVLTALTTITGIVLLLGVKSQTGAPGLATAAAPGAGATGSGSTATKRTPTPKVTPTPTADPTPRKKKLTATKKPSTGTKTRATPRAKAAPKVQAAPKKVVPKPKPVTKVKVAGETADTPYGPVQVQVTLVGHRITDVTALQLPGGNQRSSEIAGFSAPELRKEALSAQSAHIDSVSGATYTSEGYRTSLQSALDKAGA, encoded by the coding sequence ATGAAACGCATCGTGCTCACCGCGCTGACCACCATCACCGGAATCGTGCTGCTGCTGGGGGTGAAGTCACAGACCGGTGCGCCGGGCCTGGCCACCGCGGCGGCGCCGGGCGCCGGCGCGACCGGATCCGGGTCGACGGCCACCAAGCGCACGCCCACACCCAAGGTGACGCCGACTCCCACGGCTGACCCGACCCCGCGCAAGAAGAAGTTGACGGCGACGAAGAAGCCGTCCACCGGGACGAAGACGAGGGCGACACCCAGGGCGAAGGCTGCCCCGAAGGTGCAGGCCGCGCCGAAGAAGGTCGTCCCGAAGCCCAAGCCCGTGACGAAGGTGAAGGTGGCGGGGGAGACCGCGGACACGCCGTACGGCCCTGTGCAGGTGCAGGTCACCCTGGTCGGGCACCGGATCACCGACGTCACCGCGCTGCAACTGCCGGGCGGCAACCAGCGAAGCTCCGAGATCGCCGGCTTCTCGGCACCCGAACTGCGTAAGGAGGCCCTGTCCGCCCAGAGCGCACACATCGACAGCGTGTCCGGCGCGACGTACACCAGCGAGGGCTACAGAACCTCGCTGCAGTCCGCGCTCGACAAGGCCGGCGCGTGA
- a CDS encoding sensor histidine kinase — protein MLLLTAGVLAAGGVATTHALQTYLLNRTDGQLRQVAAQTRDALLHGDDDADRGQIPPEDAVRFVVSADGSRSAMLPATRGATEHVRDLSHAEQARLAREVPVESPRTFEDRALPGPYRLVATEFKNGARLVVGLPLRWLNDTVRRLVLIEFAVGLAGLAVTAVLGSILIRVGLAPLGRMTTTTRRIAETDLTGPEAAVRLRAPVLPPQTEVGQLGSGLNHMLEAIDASFQARNEAERQLRQFIADASHELRTPLSTVRGYAELFDRSTRDGDGTLALDQDLDLAELGTAMRRIAAESNRMSLLVDDLLLLARLDQGRPLDRRPVDLCRLAVDAASDFRVRGQDRPIRLDLPADPLVVNGDEGRLRQVLANLLANVHAHTPTGTVVDLRVRDEDGDALVEVHDDGPGVPPAAVAHVFDRFYRADTSRTRASGGTGLGLAIVQAVVDAHRGTVRVSSRPGDTTFRVRLPAA, from the coding sequence GTGCTGCTGCTCACCGCCGGAGTGCTGGCGGCCGGCGGGGTCGCGACGACGCACGCGCTGCAGACGTACCTGCTCAATCGCACCGACGGTCAGCTGCGCCAGGTCGCCGCACAGACGAGGGACGCTCTCCTGCACGGGGACGACGACGCCGACCGGGGGCAGATCCCGCCCGAGGACGCGGTCCGGTTCGTGGTGAGCGCCGACGGCAGCCGATCGGCGATGCTGCCCGCGACCCGCGGCGCGACCGAGCACGTGCGGGACCTGTCGCATGCCGAGCAGGCCAGGCTTGCCAGGGAGGTGCCCGTCGAGTCCCCGCGTACGTTCGAGGACCGCGCGCTGCCCGGCCCGTACCGTCTGGTGGCCACGGAGTTCAAGAACGGCGCCCGGCTGGTGGTCGGCCTGCCGTTGCGGTGGCTGAACGACACCGTGCGCCGGCTGGTGCTCATCGAGTTCGCGGTCGGCCTGGCCGGACTGGCTGTCACCGCGGTCCTCGGCTCGATCCTGATCCGGGTCGGGCTGGCTCCGCTGGGCCGGATGACCACCACCACCCGGCGGATCGCCGAGACCGACCTCACCGGCCCGGAAGCCGCGGTGCGGCTGCGGGCGCCGGTGCTGCCGCCGCAGACGGAGGTGGGTCAGCTCGGCTCGGGGCTGAACCACATGCTGGAGGCGATCGACGCGTCCTTCCAGGCACGTAACGAGGCCGAGCGCCAACTGCGGCAGTTCATCGCCGACGCCTCCCACGAGCTGCGGACACCGCTGTCGACCGTACGTGGATACGCCGAGCTCTTCGACCGTTCGACGAGGGACGGCGACGGGACCCTCGCACTCGACCAGGACCTCGACCTCGCCGAACTCGGCACGGCGATGCGCCGGATCGCCGCGGAGTCGAACCGGATGAGCCTGCTGGTCGACGACCTGCTGCTGCTCGCCCGTCTGGACCAGGGCCGCCCGCTCGACCGCCGCCCGGTCGACCTGTGCCGGCTGGCGGTGGACGCCGCGAGCGACTTCCGGGTCCGCGGCCAGGACCGCCCGATCAGGCTGGACCTGCCCGCCGACCCGCTCGTGGTGAACGGGGACGAGGGCCGGCTCCGCCAGGTGCTGGCCAACCTGCTCGCGAACGTCCACGCCCACACCCCGACCGGCACCGTCGTCGACCTGCGGGTCCGCGACGAGGACGGTGACGCCCTGGTGGAAGTCCACGACGACGGGCCCGGCGTACCCCCGGCCGCGGTCGCCCACGTCTTCGACCGCTTCTACCGTGCCGACACCTCGCGCACCCGCGCCAGCGGAGGCACCGGGCTCGGCCTGGCCATCGTGCAAGCCGTGGTTGACGCCCATCGCGGGACCGTACGGGTGAGCAGCCGGCCCGGCGACACGACGTTCCGCGTCCGGCTTCCGGCGGCCTGA
- a CDS encoding bifunctional 5,10-methylenetetrahydrofolate dehydrogenase/5,10-methenyltetrahydrofolate cyclohydrolase, with product MTAAHRIDGRVVAAEIDARTTDDMARLTAAGIVPTLAVVVPTHDEGTAWYVRSIARAGKRLGITCLVDTLHGADAATLAGHLKARSADPAVHGVICQTPLPAGVTLADLGTAIAPVKDVDGANPTSLGLLATGSAEAFAPATAQAVLEILRHEQVPLAGRRVVVVGRSTVVGKPAALLLLAEHATVTVCHSRSTDLPALCREADVLVAAVGRPGLIGVDHVRPGAVVVDVGTNPTPDGGLAGDVDPAVAAVAGALTPVPGGVGPVTTALLHRHTALAAARASGR from the coding sequence ATGACCGCGGCCCACCGGATCGACGGGCGCGTGGTCGCGGCGGAGATCGACGCGCGAACCACCGACGACATGGCCCGGCTGACCGCTGCTGGGATCGTTCCCACCCTGGCCGTGGTGGTGCCGACCCACGACGAGGGAACGGCGTGGTACGTCCGTTCGATCGCCCGGGCGGGCAAGCGGCTCGGCATCACCTGCCTGGTCGACACCCTGCACGGCGCCGACGCGGCGACCCTCGCCGGCCACCTGAAGGCAAGGTCCGCGGACCCCGCGGTGCACGGGGTGATCTGCCAGACCCCGCTGCCGGCCGGGGTCACCCTGGCCGACCTGGGCACGGCGATCGCCCCGGTCAAGGACGTCGACGGCGCCAATCCCACATCGCTGGGGCTGCTCGCGACCGGCTCGGCGGAGGCGTTCGCGCCCGCGACCGCGCAGGCGGTGCTGGAGATCCTGCGCCACGAGCAGGTGCCACTCGCGGGCCGGCGCGTCGTCGTGGTCGGTCGTTCGACGGTGGTGGGCAAACCCGCGGCGCTCCTGCTGCTCGCCGAGCACGCCACCGTGACGGTCTGCCACTCCCGGTCGACTGACCTGCCCGCGCTGTGCCGGGAGGCGGACGTGCTGGTGGCGGCCGTCGGGCGTCCGGGGCTGATCGGCGTGGACCACGTACGCCCCGGTGCGGTCGTCGTGGACGTCGGCACCAACCCGACGCCGGACGGCGGGCTGGCCGGTGACGTCGACCCGGCCGTCGCGGCGGTGGCGGGAGCTCTGACGCCCGTGCCCGGAGGGGTCGGGCCGGTGACCACCGCGCTGCTGCACCGCCACACCGCCCTCGCCGCGGCCCGCGCTTCAGGTCGCTGA
- a CDS encoding cyclodeaminase/cyclohydrolase family protein, which yields MDDANGMDDMGGTNGPNAGAIADTNADTIAGWLERLASADPAPGGGAAAAMQVAIGAALVSMVTNLTIGKPVHAAHEENATQVRERADALRAEALRLGREDEAAFTALMTAYRLPRTTEEERTARRDAVRSATHAAALPPLAIAAAAADVVALAESLRGRSNPHVVSDLAVAAAAAAGAAESAAVNVEVNLSSLPDGDVKAELTADLEEHLAVAERGRALVADIRRELTR from the coding sequence ATGGACGACGCGAACGGCATGGACGACATGGGCGGCACGAACGGTCCGAACGCCGGCGCGATCGCCGACACCAACGCCGACACGATCGCCGGGTGGCTGGAACGCCTGGCATCCGCCGACCCGGCCCCCGGTGGCGGTGCGGCCGCGGCGATGCAGGTCGCGATCGGCGCGGCGCTGGTGTCGATGGTGACCAACCTGACGATCGGCAAGCCGGTCCACGCCGCGCACGAGGAGAACGCGACCCAGGTCCGGGAGCGGGCCGACGCTCTGCGCGCGGAGGCGCTGCGGCTGGGCAGGGAGGACGAGGCCGCGTTCACCGCACTGATGACGGCCTACCGCCTTCCCCGTACGACCGAGGAGGAACGCACCGCCCGCCGCGACGCGGTGCGGTCCGCGACCCATGCGGCCGCCCTGCCGCCGCTGGCGATCGCCGCTGCCGCGGCCGACGTGGTCGCGCTGGCCGAGTCGCTGCGGGGAAGGTCCAACCCGCACGTGGTCTCCGACCTCGCGGTCGCCGCCGCGGCGGCCGCCGGTGCCGCGGAGTCCGCCGCGGTCAACGTCGAGGTCAACCTGTCCTCGTTGCCCGACGGCGACGTCAAGGCTGAGTTGACAGCCGATCTGGAGGAGCACCTCGCTGTGGCCGAGCGGGGTCGCGCCCTGGTCGCCGACATCCGCCGGGAGCTCACCCGATGA
- a CDS encoding ferredoxin reductase family protein encodes MRALIVRHSPWLVWAGVAVGAGGLTLLWWTSTLPPTSFGAQLTEAGRLTGLFAGYLVVILLVLMARLPLLERQVGTDRLARIHSMVGRYVVCVTVAHMVLIWLGYALTAHASLGAEVTDLLTGYPYVLWAVIGAGLFVLVGTVSATAIRSRVRYETWYLLHLLTYAGIALAFWHQILTGAQFVPNAVARWGWIGAYAAATALLVWYRLLVPIRNLWRHRLEVAAVRTEAPGVVSVYLTGARLDELGAEAGQFLRLRFLTRNAWWQSHPYSLSAAPNPSWLRVTIKALGDHTEQLQRIRVGTRVLAEGPYGALTARRRSRHGVVLIAGGVGVTPLRALFESLPAEEGRLTLIYRASRHEDVVFRHELDEIAADRRAVVHYLVGPPGPGQEPALHPNWLRRLVPDVAERDAYLCGPGGMMTTAMESLRECGVPARRIHHEDFNF; translated from the coding sequence ATGCGTGCTCTGATCGTGCGGCACTCGCCGTGGCTGGTGTGGGCCGGGGTCGCCGTCGGCGCCGGGGGCCTGACCCTGCTGTGGTGGACCAGCACCCTTCCGCCGACCTCCTTCGGCGCGCAGCTGACCGAGGCTGGTCGGCTGACCGGGCTGTTCGCCGGCTACCTGGTGGTGATCCTGCTGGTGCTGATGGCCCGCCTCCCGCTGCTGGAACGCCAGGTCGGCACGGACCGGCTGGCCCGGATCCACAGCATGGTCGGACGTTACGTCGTGTGCGTGACGGTCGCACACATGGTGCTGATCTGGCTCGGGTACGCGCTGACCGCGCATGCGTCTCTCGGCGCTGAGGTGACCGACCTGCTGACCGGCTACCCGTACGTCCTGTGGGCGGTGATCGGCGCGGGACTCTTCGTGCTCGTGGGGACGGTCTCGGCCACCGCGATCCGCAGCCGGGTGAGGTACGAGACGTGGTATCTCCTGCACCTGCTGACCTACGCCGGCATAGCGCTCGCGTTCTGGCACCAGATCCTCACCGGTGCGCAGTTCGTGCCGAACGCCGTGGCGCGGTGGGGGTGGATCGGTGCGTACGCCGCCGCGACGGCGTTGCTCGTCTGGTACCGCCTCCTCGTCCCGATCCGCAACCTCTGGCGGCACCGGCTGGAGGTGGCCGCCGTCCGTACCGAGGCGCCCGGCGTGGTGTCGGTCTACCTCACCGGGGCCCGCCTGGACGAGCTCGGCGCGGAGGCGGGGCAGTTCCTGCGGCTACGCTTCCTCACCCGGAACGCGTGGTGGCAGTCGCATCCGTACTCGCTGTCCGCCGCGCCGAACCCCAGCTGGCTGCGGGTCACCATCAAGGCACTCGGTGACCACACCGAGCAACTGCAGCGGATCCGGGTGGGCACCAGGGTGCTCGCCGAGGGCCCGTACGGCGCGCTCACCGCTCGGCGGCGCAGCCGGCACGGCGTGGTGCTGATCGCCGGCGGGGTCGGGGTGACCCCGCTGCGTGCGCTGTTCGAATCGCTACCGGCGGAGGAGGGCAGGCTCACCCTGATCTACCGCGCCAGCAGGCACGAGGACGTCGTGTTCCGTCACGAACTGGACGAGATCGCCGCCGACCGCCGGGCCGTCGTGCACTATCTGGTCGGCCCTCCGGGTCCCGGTCAGGAACCGGCGCTGCATCCGAACTGGCTGCGCCGCCTGGTGCCCGACGTCGCCGAGCGCGACGCCTACCTGTGCGGACCCGGCGGGATGATGACCACCGCGATGGAGTCGCTGCGGGAGTGCGGGGTTCCCGCGCGCCGAATCCACCACGAGGACTTCAACTTCTGA
- a CDS encoding FAD:protein FMN transferase, which translates to MSAATAPGPVRHVEYVMGTAVTIDVRDTRVGAGAVDAVVSWLHTVDATFSTYRPDSAISRLDRGEVGLADCPDTVRSVLARCEELRVETVGYFDPRYAGRLDPSGLVKGWSIEQADHILRAAGSQAHCLNAGGDVLARGRPAPGRWWRVGIADPHDRSRLATVVEGADIAVATSGTAERGAHVVDPRTGEPATGWASVTVVGPDLPTADAYATAALAMGEQAREWLAGRTGFEAYAIAPDGTTWATPGFPR; encoded by the coding sequence GTGAGCGCGGCGACGGCTCCGGGCCCGGTCCGTCATGTGGAGTACGTGATGGGTACGGCGGTGACCATCGACGTCCGTGACACGCGGGTGGGCGCCGGCGCGGTGGATGCGGTCGTCAGCTGGCTGCACACCGTCGACGCGACGTTCAGCACCTACCGTCCCGACAGCGCGATCAGCCGGCTCGACCGCGGCGAGGTCGGACTGGCCGACTGCCCGGACACGGTCCGGTCGGTGCTGGCGCGGTGCGAGGAACTGAGAGTGGAGACGGTCGGCTACTTCGACCCGAGGTACGCCGGGCGGCTCGACCCGTCCGGACTGGTGAAGGGATGGTCGATCGAGCAGGCCGACCACATCCTGCGGGCGGCCGGCTCGCAGGCTCACTGCCTGAACGCCGGCGGCGACGTCCTCGCCCGTGGCCGGCCCGCGCCCGGCCGGTGGTGGCGCGTCGGCATCGCCGACCCGCACGACCGCAGCCGGCTGGCGACGGTCGTCGAGGGCGCGGACATCGCGGTCGCCACGTCGGGCACGGCCGAACGCGGCGCCCACGTCGTCGATCCGCGCACCGGTGAACCCGCCACCGGGTGGGCGAGCGTCACCGTCGTCGGCCCGGACCTGCCCACCGCCGACGCCTACGCCACCGCCGCACTGGCGATGGGCGAACAGGCGCGTGAGTGGCTCGCCGGGCGGACGGGTTTCGAGGCGTACGCGATCGCACCCGACGGCACCACCTGGGCCACGCCCGGCTTTCCCCGATGA
- a CDS encoding patatin-like phospholipase family protein: MSDERTRAEVRLGGHWRQVRAAMLLTALLLLVQWPMRHAVQAGEQPCATPARLSLLVDTGLICAYLLAAWRAHGFVALVRPAGDMVRRRAFAGAVLVSAAAFLDGVENVVLWQRFGDRSATGTCPSLSVGWLTGALWVLWIGGLLLAGTALVTTRYGSLSRTPPIGGQASNGQAAGGQTPDGKVAADLTRHDRGRQIICCSGGGIRSAAFSLGALQALTDAGEYQRSSTVIGVSGGGYIAAAFHFLRRSLVDEGRTSPGESPPYSMGSPELARLRRHTHYLMPSLAVGARAIMSLLYGAVVNLVLIGILIRAVAWVLGWAIAETSVVRGLGGADASTDFGSLPTWYWLGAAGPLAIVVVLFLAEVLVDRFRVPPTWLRREGRALARLLLLPGIVSPLLLLGVPLVLVWANNLGPGPAGGHSGLLGGLTDGVVGTASGVAGPQATNANAAVDSQFGFVTLAALGAAFIALARSAWKGIQTISAGVGPSLRRRILTWLRTHLVPWLGSALLVVGVLVVLLRWTAGYAASEEWRSRWWVAGLCAAMLVATRIFTDATRTSLHPYYRERLSVAYLVGRGHSEREAERAYPTPLPYSRYAVSPDGGPQLVIVGSANAADADFIPPDRGCVPFVFDPELTGIAGDVTLPAEGLEPTAEYEVRADYHHRDVTLPGAVAISGAAFAPLTGRNNASTRPMRLLFAVVNARLGVWLPNPYWGTTSPAAALARRCGDLAERRRGESRTGMLTRLASATAYAASIADKPGAHQLFREAFGRASMYDRRLYVTDGGHYDNLGLVEALRRRPARVVVIDASNDVEDSFAAVGSAIASARMDLGVDVNLDLRTLQRHGGERIGRGWARGRATYPEGGTADILLVKAVLAGDLCWDLETYALEHPDFPRHTTGDQLYGEFDFEAYRALGETLTRDLLHQVERERAHGVPAGDVPAAGVPNSNWPTDDVPAVRPG, encoded by the coding sequence GTGTCGGACGAACGCACGCGGGCAGAGGTTCGGCTGGGTGGGCACTGGCGGCAGGTGCGGGCGGCGATGCTGCTCACCGCCTTGCTGTTGCTGGTGCAGTGGCCGATGCGGCATGCGGTGCAGGCCGGTGAGCAACCGTGCGCCACACCCGCGCGGTTGTCGCTGCTGGTCGACACCGGACTGATCTGCGCCTACCTCCTCGCCGCGTGGCGTGCGCACGGCTTCGTGGCGCTGGTGCGGCCGGCGGGGGACATGGTTCGCCGGCGCGCGTTCGCGGGTGCGGTGCTGGTGAGCGCGGCCGCCTTCCTGGACGGGGTGGAGAACGTCGTGTTGTGGCAGCGGTTCGGCGACCGATCCGCGACCGGCACGTGTCCCTCGCTGTCGGTCGGCTGGCTGACCGGGGCGTTGTGGGTGCTGTGGATCGGTGGGTTGTTGCTGGCCGGGACGGCGTTGGTGACCACCCGGTACGGCTCGCTGAGCCGAACGCCGCCGATTGGTGGGCAGGCATCCAACGGGCAGGCGGCCGGCGGGCAGACACCCGACGGGAAGGTCGCCGCGGACCTCACCAGGCACGACCGCGGCCGGCAGATCATCTGCTGCTCCGGCGGCGGCATCCGGTCGGCGGCGTTCTCACTGGGAGCCCTGCAGGCGCTGACCGACGCGGGTGAGTACCAACGTTCCTCGACGGTGATCGGCGTCAGTGGCGGCGGCTACATCGCAGCGGCGTTCCACTTCCTGCGGCGCTCCCTGGTCGACGAGGGACGCACGTCGCCGGGCGAGAGCCCGCCATACTCCATGGGCAGTCCCGAGCTCGCCCGGCTGCGCCGGCACACCCACTACCTGATGCCCTCGCTGGCGGTCGGCGCCCGCGCCATCATGTCCCTGCTGTACGGCGCCGTTGTCAACCTGGTGTTGATTGGGATCCTGATCCGGGCAGTGGCCTGGGTGCTCGGCTGGGCGATCGCGGAAACCTCCGTCGTACGCGGCCTCGGTGGCGCCGACGCGTCCACGGACTTCGGCAGCCTGCCGACGTGGTACTGGCTGGGCGCCGCCGGTCCGCTGGCGATCGTGGTGGTGCTGTTCCTGGCGGAGGTGCTGGTCGACCGGTTCCGCGTCCCGCCGACCTGGCTGCGCAGGGAGGGCCGGGCACTGGCCCGGCTGCTCCTGCTGCCGGGGATCGTCAGCCCCCTGCTGCTGTTGGGCGTTCCGCTGGTCCTGGTGTGGGCGAACAACCTCGGCCCTGGTCCGGCCGGCGGTCACTCCGGCCTTCTCGGCGGGCTGACCGACGGAGTGGTCGGCACCGCGAGCGGCGTCGCCGGACCGCAGGCCACGAACGCGAACGCCGCGGTCGACTCGCAGTTCGGCTTCGTCACCCTGGCCGCTCTCGGCGCGGCGTTCATCGCGCTGGCCCGGTCGGCCTGGAAAGGGATCCAGACCATCTCCGCGGGGGTCGGTCCCAGCCTGCGCAGGCGGATCCTCACCTGGCTTCGTACCCACCTGGTGCCCTGGCTCGGCTCGGCGCTGCTGGTCGTGGGCGTGCTCGTGGTGCTGCTGCGCTGGACCGCGGGGTACGCCGCCAGTGAGGAGTGGCGCTCGCGCTGGTGGGTGGCCGGTCTGTGCGCGGCGATGCTGGTCGCGACGCGGATCTTCACCGACGCCACCCGCACGTCCCTGCATCCGTACTACCGCGAGCGGTTGTCGGTGGCGTACCTGGTCGGCCGGGGACACTCCGAGCGGGAGGCCGAACGCGCCTACCCGACACCGCTGCCGTACTCGCGGTACGCCGTGTCGCCGGACGGCGGTCCGCAACTCGTGATCGTCGGCTCCGCCAACGCCGCCGACGCGGACTTCATCCCGCCGGACCGGGGCTGTGTGCCGTTCGTCTTCGACCCGGAGCTGACCGGCATCGCCGGCGACGTCACCCTCCCCGCGGAGGGGCTGGAACCCACCGCGGAGTACGAGGTCCGCGCGGACTACCACCATCGCGACGTGACCCTGCCCGGTGCGGTGGCGATCAGCGGAGCCGCGTTCGCGCCGCTGACCGGGCGCAACAACGCCAGTACCCGCCCGATGCGGTTGCTGTTCGCGGTGGTCAACGCCCGGCTCGGCGTGTGGCTGCCCAACCCGTACTGGGGTACGACGTCACCGGCGGCCGCGCTCGCCCGCCGCTGCGGCGACCTGGCCGAACGCCGGCGAGGCGAGAGCCGAACCGGGATGCTCACCCGGCTGGCCTCGGCCACCGCGTACGCCGCGTCGATCGCGGACAAGCCGGGCGCCCACCAGTTGTTCCGGGAGGCGTTCGGCCGGGCGTCGATGTACGACCGCAGGCTGTACGTCACCGACGGCGGCCACTACGACAACCTCGGCCTGGTGGAGGCACTGCGCCGCCGCCCCGCCCGGGTCGTGGTGATCGACGCGTCGAACGACGTGGAGGACTCCTTCGCGGCGGTGGGCTCGGCGATCGCGTCCGCCCGGATGGATCTCGGCGTCGACGTCAACCTCGACCTGCGCACCCTGCAGCGCCACGGCGGGGAGCGGATCGGCCGCGGCTGGGCACGCGGCCGGGCGACCTATCCCGAGGGCGGCACGGCCGACATCCTGCTCGTCAAGGCCGTGTTGGCAGGCGACCTGTGCTGGGACCTGGAGACCTACGCCCTCGAACACCCCGACTTCCCGCGGCACACCACCGGGGACCAGTTGTACGGCGAGTTCGACTTCGAGGCCTACCGCGCGCTCGGCGAGACGTTGACCCGCGACCTGCTGCACCAGGTCGAGCGGGAACGCGCTCACGGCGTACCGGCCGGCGACGTCCCGGCGGCGGGCGTTCCCAACTCGAACTGGCCCACCGACGACGTGCCGGCCGTCAGACCGGGGTGA